In the genome of Phragmites australis chromosome 9, lpPhrAust1.1, whole genome shotgun sequence, the window AAGGTAATTTACCAGCTAGTGGAGCGGTGATAGCTGCTCGGCTGAGCTGTGAGCCTGTGACATCCGTGCAATGGCTTTCGCTGAAACTCGGCGCTAGAGTTGTCTGAGTCTCTAATGGCTCTGTTAGTGATAGTCTGATGCTTGTTTATTTCGCTTCGTTATCTGGTCAGTGCAAGTTACTAACAGTATGTTTTGGGTGTCGATGGCGGATATGCAGGAGACGCTGCTGAGCGAGAAAGCGTCGCTGTCCAACACCGTCAGGAAGCTGTACAGAGATGTCGCCAAGGTAGGGCAGCAGAGCACCATTGCGTTGCAATTCGGAATCATATTCTGAGCGATTTGCGTTTTCCAATATTTACGCTTTGTACATGCTCCTTTTTGTGGGAGTCATATATATTATCAATGGGAACCTGCCAATGTTCTGAATTCAGAAATTGGAACTAAGACGGTCTTGTATTTAAATAGAGATAAATATCAACTTATCAAGCATAATCTCGCATATGCAAGTCGAACAAACTTATTAGTGTTGTGCGTGACTCTTGCTCGCTACCATTTTATATACAAGTGTGTACCTTACTGCTTATTATCCACTTCATTGTGCAGTTGGAAGTTTTCAAGAAGACACTTATGCAGTCACTCCAGGAAGATGAAGATAATCCTGTAAGTCATTTGCATCGGCATTTATGTTGTcactagttttttttcttttttttttcaagaactcAGTAATGACTAGAGCATTTGAATGCTTCTCCTGTTTGTATTTATAGTTCTTTCGAACTGGAGGTGATTTCTCTTTTTAAATTACTTCGCTGTAGAATGCTGCTCCCAGGGTAAGAGTTACCGAAACTTCGAATTTCTCCGCTGCAACATCTGTTACAGGTACTACATATTTCTCGTGGTTCTTGTACTAGATGTATTCCTTGGCGCCATGCTGCATTAATTCTTACAAGTAAAATCTTGATTGTTGGGTTTTTACTCAGATGAAGATTCTGCATTTCCAACTTCCAAATTGTCACAGTTCTCGGAAACTGGAAGTACAGTTTCAGAGGAAAGTAGTCATGTTGACCCAGATGGTACATTTCCTTTTCACATTATCTAATCTGGAAATCTGTTCAATGATATTTTACGTACATAACCTTTTTGTACTTACAGTACCTAGGCCACCCCGTCCACATGTATTTTTGCCGTCATACAACAGCACACCAAGGATTACTCCCCCAGACTCACCTCCAAGGGGTTTTGAACCGGTATCACCGCCAAGGcgacattcaatttcaattaCATCAATGAATATGTTTAATGACAGGTCCTCAGTCTTTTCTGGTCACCATAGTTCTCCATTTGATGCAGCAAGTCAAACAGGTTAGCTTTGATAATCCCAAGAGTTATGCTATTTGTTAAATACATGAATGCTAAATTGCTTTCCTTTTTTGTGAAAGAAGTACACTTGCATACGCATATTCCCGAAAGTTTATGAAGAGATAATGTAGCTGAAATTCTTTTAAGGACAAATTTCTGGTTTGGTACTTTGGTCAATACATACCGCATTTTCATTGGTCAAGATATATTACAATTTCACTACCATCTGGTAGTAAATATCAACATATATTACAGTTACACTGGACAAATTGCTGGTTTGGTCAATAATATCAAAGGGACAATGTAATAAATTACCACTTGGCAGGACATGTTCTTTGGAATCCTACCCATAAATgataaatatatgaaattatgaatgttCAATTTAAGAGCTACAGTGTCTCTCCTGTGGTATGTGCATGCTGGCAAACTTAGTTAGATTGTTCACAAATGTTTGGATAGAATCTAGATTATGTAATTTTTAATACGCCTTCCTAAGGACACACAAGTTCCATCAACCATGCATTCAAGTAATTAAAATACATAATCTGCTTACATCATTCAGGGGACTAATCAAAATAGTAGTCGATGTCTCTGACACCGGTCTTTGCTGTTCTCTAGGTGTTAAATGCTGCATTCTGGTCATGTTTTCATGATCTTTAAATTGATAACGATGTTTAACATTTACAGAAAGAGCACTGTTTGTTTGTTGTACGAAATCATAAATAAGCGCTGCATTAACTCATTTTTGTTTGGGTTCATTTGTTTCAGGACGGACCAGAGTTGATGGAAAGGAGTTCTTTCGTCAGGTCAGGTATGTGTGAAACAGAGTCTTTTGATCTAGGATTCAGTTAAACATATATTGGCGTTCTAGGAATTCTTTGTTCCCTACTCCAAGTGCACACTTGACTTCCCTCTTTAACTGTTGTACATGCAGGAACCGCTTGTCTTATGAGCAGTTCAGTGCATTCCTAGCTAATGTGAAGGAACTGAACGCACACAGGCAAACCAGAGAGGTATACATGGATACAAACTGAACTTGCTATCTGTTTTGCGATGCgtgaactatttttttttcttatcccCTCATGGTACTCACAGAAGCTTGTCCCTTACAGGATACATTAAGGAAGGCTGATGAGATCTTCGGTCCAGAAAACAAGGACCTGTACACCATCTTTGGGAGTCTAATTACTCGCAATCTTTCCTAGAGTCCTCCAAACTGAAACATTTCCCATGATTAATAGTGATCCAGGTTTTACTGGTATATTGTGATTAAAATGTTTGCCATTTTTTGTATTCTAAGTATGTAGAAGTCACCTTCTACCATTGCAGATTCTTGGTATATAGTTTTCTCAATTTCTTGTTTACGTCAATGTAGAGTCATGGGTTGTCCGTAAGCtacaatttatattttaatacaaATGAAGGAAAGGATTTAATAAGAGGAAATACCTTAACCGGCAAGGCGAGGTCATGCAACCATGGTGCAACTGGTGAACTCTTCGGTACTACTACCAGTAGGTTGCTAAGAAGTATTCGTACAGTCTGCAGATTCTGTGCAGACGTCATGGACTCATAGTCGAGCTACCGAGCGTGAAATGGCGACATATCGTGAGGGGGGAGCCCCGGACATTCGTGCAGTGTGACGGCCTTGGTGATGCTGTCGCCAAAGATCGGTCCTCTGCGACCGCTCCTCTGGGCAACGTTGTGGTGGTTGGGGCTGTGCCAGAGCGTCCCCGTGTCCGGCACTGACCTGGTTCCCCTTTGGGCGCATGGCCTAGGGAACATCGCTGGCATCCGAAATACGGGAGCCTCCGCTACCCCATGTTGCATGAATTGTCATGCAAACTTCTTGTTGAACCTCGGAGCCCTCGAACTCCGATTCAGTGTCCCATTCCTAGAGCATATCGGGCTCATCTAGGTCGTATCTCATGACGAACACCTCGCGGTGACTGGGGTCCTCGAAACAGAACTCAACGGTTACCGTGAAtccggccatgggtagcccaatctaatcttCAACGCCTACCGAAATGTAGAAATACATCCCCCTActtggcgcgccaactgtcgaggtttaatccctgacaatgattctgagGTGTACAAATCGATGAGCGCGTGAACAACACTTGTGGTAtacgtgtgtttgtgatgaactcaagaacacatagATTATCTAGGTTTAAACCTTCATAAGGATAACAATctatatcatgtgtattttattatcagtATTTATGAACTGATTACAGATGGGTTTTCTTTACTCCTTCCTTCTTTTACAAACCGGGCACtactctctttatatactagagagaaaaaaaacttacaagcgtACTCTGTTTAGCAGACTCATATCTgactagatattctactctttgATCATCATCATGGAGAATCAGGTGAACCTAACTTGCCCTGAGAGCTTTGCATGCACGTCTCATTCATGGAACACCGCCGCACCTGCCTCCCCTAGTCACCCATCCTGCCTCATCGCCGTGCGTCGCAAGTTCGTTTGCCAAGCCATCTCATCCCTGTGCTTTGCGAGTCTACCTGGAAACTCATTCACTTGCCTGATCCTTCTGTAGATTATGTCCCATCTGTCACGTGATGCAAGTCAATCCATAACACCTCACTCTGTAGCATTAATAAATGCGATTAGATAGATTAAGTATGGATGTCCTACGACCAGCAAGGAGACTGGTCGCGTAAGTCTTGCGTTGGTCGTGCAAGCCAAGGGCTAGTCGCTTGATGGGccagggtttagaaaatatccTTCGCCGATCGCCACATACCTTATGGGGCCGATTAGCCAGAATGTCCTCGTACTCAATATTCCGATAAAATGTTtatcataaacaattttttaatataccaaaaattatctttacaatttatatattaattaattttttaatgctTCAATTTAATAGACTTTCTTGCcttcaaagattttttttaatgtccTGTTAGTTTTTTAGTTTCGCTTTAAACCACCAAAGTACGCTCTTGCCTTCAAAGATTTAGGTAGCATTATGATGTCCTGGGAACGTCGGTCGGGCATATCGAGAGCTATTTGTTCAGAGGCACGAGCGGGTGCAATTATTGTTCCCAGCTGAATTATTCCATTTTCATACTCGTATTCGGCATCTGTCCATGTCAAGGACTGAGAACATCTCCAGAACAACGTCAGAGGACAAGTGAATCAAAACTATGGTTCTTCGTGTCGAGTTGGAGAGTTCGTGCTGCTTTAACGCCGAGCGAATGGCCTCGCGGTGGCGATAAAAACCTACTCTTCGCGTGAACAGAAGCAGCAAGGAGTTGGAGAGTTCGTGCTACTTTGTTTACCTGACGCAGTAGTGGTCGCCACGTCTCGTATTTTGTTTGTTGTTAACCCCAGTCAACCAAACCAAGCCAGTGGACGATTCACCACTGTGAATCTGCGAGGCAGTGTTCGTGCCCGCACATGTGCGCACCGCACCCCACTTATGAATCTTACCGTTGGCTTCCCCGGCCCCACAACCTGATGGTCAATCAGCCCACTTGCTGCTGCCTCCTTGACAGGCGGAAAGTGTTTAACAACAACGGAGGAAGGGACGGAGACCGCCGAGTTTTTcttaaatatatattaattaatgaaaaattactaaaatattatgcattttcaaaaaattagaaatatagtatTATGTCGATAAATCAATTGCTGGCAAGTCACACATCGATAATTAGCTTACCGACAGGTGGTGAGCCATAGGTGGAGAGCCTATAAACATAAAGCACATGTCGGTAAATCAATACCGACAGGTAGGCCCATTGTTGACAGTGACCTGTCTGCAATTCATTTGCTgatagtatattatttttataatttttaaaaagtatataataattttataattttttattaaattaatattatttaaaaaaattcctgAGACCGCCACCAAATCCAACTAGCTTGCGAGGGACACGGATCCTCAgcattaatgatgattaatgcagaggattacTGTTTTACACAGTAATATGAGTCTGCTGCTACAGTTCTCTGTATCAATTAATAACTGTACTGTAGGTCACTGTACCAACGGTGTCCGGTTCTACTGTAGCACGAACATCAGGTACTGTAGCGTTACTGTAGCGATTGATCCAATCCATCAATCTCCAACTCAAAGGTTGTGGAGTGCTCGTAATGCACTTCACTGTAGCTCTCTGCAGTTGCCAGTCGATCTGTGTCCGCTTGTGAGTGTTAGTTACACTGTGCGCCACTTCCCCCCTTTCCTTGCTCCGTTTCACTGCCGTTGCTGTCTCTGGCGCGTGGGCCCGGTGATGGGGCTCTGCTCCGACATGTTGGTCCCCGTGGAGGTAAGCACGTTTCTGCCAGAGGACTAGAGGAGCTGTGCCCGTGGCCGTCACTTTGGCTAAGGTCGAAGGAACCCAACAGAACCCCCATGGCCCCGTGTCCAGGCCACGCTACGGATTCTAGCCTTTCGCACAGATGCATGTACGTTCCGAAAATTATTGATGATCTTGTCAATCTTGTCGATAGGCGATAGCTGCTACCATGCCATGTCTCGGCATCTGTTTATCCAGCTTGGTAAATCAACTGGCCGAAATTTAACACTTGTCATTCTTCCCCATGCCATCTGTTTTTCTGCCCGTGCGACAAAAAGGGAAaactgcaacaacaaaaaaaaaacccaaaagtcacttgaattttgactttacccctaaaagttattttgttacaaaaaaaacccctaaaagtttgactttgttgaaaaaaccctctaaaaattcaaaaaaataaaaaaatcattaaaaaaattctaaaaaaactagatacaattctaagaccttatgtgaaatttgttttcaaaaataatatcctttgcattatatttaatggagaggaagtttggaaaaaaaagaaaaatgtgcagctcatttattaactcatgttattttaactttgtcatgtctaccattatttttcctacacaaataattgtttaagtaaactaataaaagtggtttcactaattttgggggtgttatggattagttatgaattaatctatctgcaacacatttactcaatcctacacgttacaataactatttcaagatttcatgtatttttacaagatagaggatcatgtaagaagactaaaaaattttatttcatgaattttggattagtaaataattaactatgcatttaactcgaattaataaatgagttgcacatttatctttttttttaaacttactctccatgaaatatgatgcaaatgatattatttttgaaaacaaatttcacaaaaggtcttataattgtctctagttttttttgtgattttttttaattttttttgaatttttgggagtgtttttgcaacaaaattaaacctttagggtttttttttgcaacaaaacaactttgggggatcaaaatccaagtgatttttgggggggttttgcaTTTATCCCCGACAAAAAAGTGATGATTCGATTTTCTTTTGGCGCACGCAGTTTTTGTCAGAGCGATGATGCTCGCTGCGGCTCATCCCCATCCATTGTACACGATGCGCACAACAAAATGCCGCGTCCCATTCAGAAATCCAGCCCCAGTATGTGCATCTACCTTTCGTTTTTGTCACCAAGTAGTAACACGGCTAACATTAGCAAGTAATCCAAAATTACAAGTTCCATTCCGACGCTCCCATCACAGGCGACAAAGCCTAATCTCTGGAGCTCGGCAAGGCCTGGGCATTTTTACCCCGGCGCCAACGAGACGAGTAGAGCAGAGACGCTAACGCCAAAGCTGGAGCCGGGTAGGCGACGCGCACCAGGTCACCGGCCCGTTATGCCCGCGTCGTGCTCCGGCCACGTAAACCCCACCTTCACAGGGGTCGATCCACGAACCCGACCCTATCGGACTATGCCAGGTGGGTCCAACGAAATTCGGGCCCACGCGCAGCGGGACCACATGCGGGTCGCATGTATCACCTACAGCTTCTCGATTTCTAGCGGCAGAAAGGGTCGGCCGGGCAGGCACGGCAGCCGAGGCGGTCGCGTTGATGAAGCCCAACTGCTACGGAGACGGGAGACCCCACATGTCATTCGAAGGATAGGGGCATGGACCCACCCAAGCCTCAGGCCCGGACACCCGTTTGAGGTACGAGCCTACCAAGTAGCAGAACGCCAACCTGAAGTCTGAAAGCCACTAAAATATTCCGAGACCCAGCGGAAAAAGCAGAGCGGGCCAATGGAAGAGGATAGGAGTGGCGTGGTAGTAGTGGTCTAGTGCTCGCGGAGCAGCGCCGCAGTGAGAGAGCGAGCAAAGCAAGCGAGGGAGCGAAGCGAATTGATTGATTACTCCCACCACGTCTTCTCCACCTCCGACCGGTCCTCGCCAAGCCACCATCAttgcgccaccgccgcccgccCCCAAGATCATTCTTAAGTGTTTCTCACTTGGCTTCTCGGCGAAGTGTTGCGGTTGCGGGTACTGGAGTAGAGTGGCGTATGTGTGCTGTGCTGCCAGAGTGAGGGAGGGAACCACTCAACCACCACCATTAAAGGCGCTCAcgcgccgtcgccgcctccgcctccacgaGAAAGCCAGGCGAGAGAGAGTGAGGACGTACGAGAGCTGAGCTGACTCGtccctctctgtctctctcctcctcacttccTCCCCTCACGGGGGCAGCCACGTTCAAAGGCAGCTCGCCAACGCCCAACACCCCTCGCCGCACCACCCCACGCCGCGCGCCTTTAAAGAGACGCCCGCCACCTTAAAGGTTCCCACACCACCTCCCGCGCTCTTTGCGCCACGACGAGGTGCATCGGTGCTTTTGATTTGTTCCTTGTCTTGCAGAGGCCGGCGTGGCGCGCGCGAAAGCAGAGGAGCGACAATGTCGGCTACTGCGCGGCTCGGCGCCGTCGTGGCGTGCTTCGTTTTGGCGGTCTTAGcgccgcggccggcggcgggtATCCTCGACCCTGTGGACTTCCTGGCGTTGCAGGCGGTGCGGCGATCGCTGGAGGACATGCCCGGGTCAGCGTTCTTCGACGGGTGGGACTTCACCGCCGACCCGTGCGGGTTCCCCGGCGTGTTCTGCGACGGGGACAGGGTGGCGGCGCTAGCGCTCGGCGACCCGCGGGCAGGGTCGCCGGGGCTGACGGGACGGCTCGACCCGGCGCTGGGAAGGCTGTCCATGCTAACCGAGCTCTCGGTCGTGCCCGGGCGCGTCGAGGGGGAGCTCCCGGCGTCCCTCGCCTCGTGCTCGAACCTCCGGTTCTTGGCCGTCAGCAAGAACCTCATCTCCGGCCGGGTACCGGACGGCTTCGGCGCGCTGTCCAACCTCCGGACGCTCGACGTCAGCTTCAACCAGATCTCCGGCGCCATCCCGCCGTCCATCGTTGCGCTGCCGTCGATCACCAACCTAATCCTCTGCCACAACCAGCTCACCGGTGGCATCCCGTCGTTCCCGGACTCGTCCCCGCTCCTCCGGCTGGACCTCAAGCACAACACCCTCTCCGGCGGCGTGCCCAGCCTGCCGGCCGGGCTGCAGTACCTCTCGCTCTCGGCGAACCAGCTCACCGGCTCGGTCAACTCGGTGCTGCCCCGGCTGACCCGGCTCAACTTCCTCGATCTCAGCATGAACCAGCTCGAGGGCCCGATCCCGCCATCGGTGTTCGCATTGCCGCTGtccgtgctgctgctgcagcgcAACTTCTTCGAGGGGCCCGTCCAACCGTCGAACGACGTGACGATCCCGGTGGTGGACCTGAGCTACAACCGGTTCTGGGGCCAGGTCTCGCCACTCCTCGCGGGCGTGGGGCAGCTGTACCTGAACAACAACCGGTTCACCGGCGAGGTGCCGGCGCGGCTGGTGCAGGAGCTGGTGGGCTCCGGCGGGCTGCAGCTGCTGTACCTGCAGCACAACTTCCTGACCGGCATTGAGAtatcgccgtcgtcgtcgctcCCCTCCAGCGTCTCGCTCTGCCTGATGTACAACTGCATGGTGCCGCCGGTTTACGCGCCGTGCCCGATCAAGGCGGGGTCGCAGAACACGCGGCCGGCCGACCAGTGCCCCGAGTGGAGGGACTGATCGTGAAAGAACAACGCCAGTGGCAATGCCGGATCGCTCGGATCGGTCGGAACCTccgaaaggagaagaagaacagTGGAGATTGCAAAGGGTGGTCTCTGATTCTTTGATTAATTTGTCCAGTTACTAgtgttcttattcttttttggtCGGAGAAGAATACTTACAGGCAAGAGTAAGTGCTTTAATAATTGTGATTTACAGCTGtaagtttttgtttggttggtgtaTGTGCATTGTGTCTCTGCTGTATAGTGTGCAGTGGTAGTTACTATAACATTGGCTCTTGATGTTATGTTGTGAGGATGATGATGGTGTTAAGAGTCAGTGATGTTATTTATCACATCATGCCATTGAGCTGGTATAATATGACAAGCATGCACTGTGCTTGATTTTGCTTTCCATGTCGAACTCTGCACGATGTTTGTCGGAGATGAAGTAATGAACAGTTGTAATTGGTGCATTTTTTTGTTAGCGTTGTCTGCAAGGATGCTTTTCTAGTGATGGCATGCTGTGATCTTATCAGTGAAGTCATTGTATTGCTCGTGTTGTCGAGAGCTCCCTTCTGCAGTGTTACCTAACATACATACGGGTATCGAAATCTAAATTAGATTTAGATGTTCAATTTggtaaagaaaatttggataCGCGAGATATAACTCGAAATTCGACACGtatgtcggaatccgactcgaaTTCAAGAAGTATACAACAAATAAATTTGGATATGAGTGTTCAGGTAACACTGCCCTTCCCTTGTTTTTTCATTGACATGTTGCCCTATGAGGCTCTCAAGTATGAACAATCATTGCATTGCTTCACGTTTTTTCTCAATCATCTGAGATTTGGAGACATTGTGTACTATTAATTGTTTCTTGTAGTGAATGTCAGGTTATAATGATGCTCTGCTTTCTCTTCTTATTTTTTGTCAGTAGAAGCGATTCCATTTCCACACAAGTTCTGTCAATCATTGGAGATTTACATTATGTATAATGGTGTAGTGCATCGCAGACTATAGGGATGGCTCTGCTTTCTGTTCGTTTGGTTTCCCTGCTTACTGTGTCTCTTCTCATTCTTTGTCAGTATAAGCAATCAAAGGCTTCCATTGAGTCTCTGGCTCTCTGGACCGCACCCTTTTTCCTTCTGATTCCAGTTGGAGAACCACTTGAGTTTTCAAAAAACGCATTTGGCTCAGGACTGGCCATCTGTAATTTCAGTATCTGCTCCCCTTCTCCGAATTTGGAAGTTGCCACTTAACGGTTAACCGGATAGCTTTAGCGATGATACGAAAGGCTGGCTTCAAACGAGCAGCAGAGTAGCTCACACACTAAACCGTTTGGACGTACAGTACCGATCTGCACAGCCACCAAATCCCAGCCTAATTCACTGCGGTCTGTACCCAAGCAAGCACACCATAGTTTTACAAGCGTTGCCTGAAAGAGTAGAAGCGTGTAACCCTTGCGGGCCGCCGGCTGCATGTTAATATAGGCAAGGAACAGCGGCCCCTTGCGTGGCGTTACATATATACCCGAGAGCCGAGATCCTGCAGAGATTGATTCAAGTTTTGTTTACAACTCAATCTCCAACATTGCACATGACGGCCTCCGTACGCAAAGTACCGTCGTCCTGTCGCCCAGTGGTGCCAGTCCACAGTATGCGTTTTGCGGTGCCGATCAATGCTCGAGTAGTGGAAGGCATCTGCTAGACCGTACACCAGTGCACATCGTTCTCCtttttttagagagaaaaaATTCACATCGTTCTGGCGAGCTGCGAGCGTCCCGTCCTGGTTACTGGATCTGCAACCGAGACGATCTCGCAAGATCGACGCATGCAAACTATGTAACCAATCTAGCTAGAAGAGTATCGTCGCATGACTAATTATGTAAACTATGTAACCAAGTAGACGAGAATCCTGTATACTTATGAAAGACTGCTCATTCTCTGCAGCAGTGTGGTTTTGCATTGCAAATTAGAGGGGTCTCCGAGAACTACCTGCTAAGACCTGCTCTTAGCGAACATCCATCGCTAAGAAAATGGTGGCACGAAGCAAACAGCAAGTTGGATAAGGTTCAGAGAAGAAAACACGGTGAACTTATCATTTATCTTTGGTAGAACATTTGGAAAGAACGCAATAGAAGAATTTTTTAAAACCGAACGAAGACGGTAGAGGAGGTGGCTTTCTTGATCAAGGAGGATTATGAGCTAAGGCGTAGAACCCTTGCTTTCGGAGAGGGACCAGGCGGCAGCCAAGCTAAAACCTGAAATTTCTAGTTTGGAGCTGTTTTGTGTTGGTCTTTTTGTTGTGCTTTGTGTAGTTACAGTTTCAAACGCTTTTTGTGGGCGACGCTgcgtgtttttttttccttcccctttacttttttctcctctcttcctATAAATATTTGCTAAACTTCTATCGATGAGAAAATCAGCAAGGCTTTTTATCTTTTAGAAAAAAAGATCAACGTGCGTCAAGGCTGGGGCTCCAGGCCACGCCGGCCTCCTCGACTTGGGGAAGTGACGTATCCAGCAGGGTGGCACAGTGGGTTATGGATCATCTAAGATTTGCACTAACGTTTGAATTTTACTGTAACTTTAATACTGTAGCATAATTAACctattaaattatattaaattaaaCCATCTTTATCTTAACAttctggatccgccactgacTCGGGGCATCGGCGAGACGGCCCACACGGCGCGTCGTGCACCAGGCCGTGTACGGCATGAGGACCAGTTGGGCATTTATTCTACCCCTTTCGCctttgcatatatatatttttatctcttcttttcATAAGATCGCCGTGTTTATACTAGTACTACTGCACAGTACTCACCTTAGCGGTGAACCATGCTTGTCAAAGTGTGAAGAGGTGATGACAGCTCAACACGTCACAGGAGGCGGCGAGCTGCTGCCAGGGCCGAGTCGCTGCCGTGTGGGCCGGCCAGAGCTGATGCATGTTTACAGTGGATAAGGATGGGTGTTTCGTGGTGATGCGGCACGCCGAGTCGCCAAAAGGTTGCCGGCTTGCTGCTTGCTTCGGTAGGCAGGCAGGCTCCATCctgctggctggctggctgctGCATGAGAGCAGAGTTCGGCACGGCAGACCTCTTTTGGCATGTGTTCGGTTGTTCCGCTTCTGAAAGTGTGACGCCGACTGGTCTTCCCATTCCTGGCTCTTTTGACTGCTCAGCGTGACGGCGTGGCCCTTTTTGGCATTCATCCTCTACAATTTACGATTGATGCGCTGTGGCGTCAGAGTAAAAGCAAGTTTTGTCGTTGGAGAGGAGGACGAGATTCGTGAAAAAAGAGCAACGTTCATGCTCTGGTTGTCTTGCTTGGTAATCTGACAGTCACTTGACATAGGATTTACAGACGCCATGCCACGACGGTGATCCATAGTGCATAGAAGTAAGCTCATTTCTCTTTGGTCTCAGTCTGGCCTCTATTGGTTCAAAAGTTGGAGCTCCGGCGAAACAAAGTCGTGGCACATTGCGTTGCTTCACTAGTTTTGCAAATCATTTGATATTTGGAAACACGGTGTATCAATAATGGTGTCTTGCAGTGAATGTCAGGT includes:
- the LOC133928862 gene encoding LRR receptor-like serine/threonine-protein kinase RGI1, producing MSATARLGAVVACFVLAVLAPRPAAGILDPVDFLALQAVRRSLEDMPGSAFFDGWDFTADPCGFPGVFCDGDRVAALALGDPRAGSPGLTGRLDPALGRLSMLTELSVVPGRVEGELPASLASCSNLRFLAVSKNLISGRVPDGFGALSNLRTLDVSFNQISGAIPPSIVALPSITNLILCHNQLTGGIPSFPDSSPLLRLDLKHNTLSGGVPSLPAGLQYLSLSANQLTGSVNSVLPRLTRLNFLDLSMNQLEGPIPPSVFALPLSVLLLQRNFFEGPVQPSNDVTIPVVDLSYNRFWGQVSPLLAGVGQLYLNNNRFTGEVPARLVQELVGSGGLQLLYLQHNFLTGIEISPSSSLPSSVSLCLMYNCMVPPVYAPCPIKAGSQNTRPADQCPEWRD
- the LOC133928861 gene encoding uncharacterized protein At4g15545-like isoform X2, yielding MAEEAPPAAMVGEGAGAAAGEAAEDFGLPAELMLVLPADPFAQLDVARKITSIALSSRLGRLEAEAARLRAQLAERDAEAEDLRELIEQLDAKLDVTSGRLRRAEEEKETLLSEKASLSNTVRKLYRDVAKLEVFKKTLMQSLQEDEDNPNAAPRVRVTETSNFSAATSVTDEDSAFPTSKLSQFSETGSTVSEESSHVDPDVPRPPRPHVFLPSYNSTPRITPPDSPPRGFEPVSPPRRHSISITSMNMFNDRSSVFSGHHSSPFDAASQTGRTRVDGKEFFRQVRNRLSYEQFSAFLANVKELNAHRQTREDTLRKADEIFGPENKDLYTIFGSLITRNLS
- the LOC133928861 gene encoding uncharacterized protein At4g15545-like isoform X1: MAEEAPPAAMVGEGAGAAAGEAAEDFGLPAELMLVLPADPFAQLDVARKITSIALSSRLGRLEAEAARLRAQLAERDAEAEDLRELIEQLDAKLDVTSGRLRRAEEEKETLLSEKASLSNTVRKLYRDVAKLEVFKKTLMQSLQEDEDNPNAAPRVRVTETSNFSAATSVTGFYSDEDSAFPTSKLSQFSETGSTVSEESSHVDPDVPRPPRPHVFLPSYNSTPRITPPDSPPRGFEPVSPPRRHSISITSMNMFNDRSSVFSGHHSSPFDAASQTGRTRVDGKEFFRQVRNRLSYEQFSAFLANVKELNAHRQTREDTLRKADEIFGPENKDLYTIFGSLITRNLS